CATATCTGTCTtaattatttgaatgtattttgtaCTTTCACTCCTCGCTCTCTCACAGATCCACGATGGCCCCCCTCATGACTCTAACTTTGGATACTCGCATGCTAAAAGGATGATCGACGTTCAAAACAGGTGAGCAGCTGCGCAACGCAAACAAAGGCGCGGTGTGGAGGCACGGTTCAAATCCATCACATTCATGTCGAACAAAAGTCTGCAGAGGCCACACCTGATTAGACGAGTcgtttcttttgttattttagccTTCAAATCCATGCTTTAGTGACTGAGAAAACATCCATAACTGGCTGATACGTGACGAGCCTGTTTTTAAAACCAGTTctccccctgtgtgtgtgtgtgtgtgtgtgtgtgttgacagggCTTACTTCCAGCAGTATGGTCATCATTACACAGCAGTCATCCCCACCAACGTGTTCGGTCCCTATGACAACTTCAACACAGAAAACGGTCATGTGCTGTCGGCGCTGATCAACAAGACATACACGGCCCAAAGTGAAtaacacgcacacgcacacgcacacgcacacgcacacgcacttCTGCTCGATGCTCGCACAGGCTACAAGGTGTGAATAATATCACTTAAAacttagtctttttttttttctttcagaggaaGGGACTCCTCTGACTGTGTGCGGCTCTGGAGCTCCTAGAAGACAGTTTGTGTATTCTCTGGTAGGGTACCTGCAATGATATGACATCATGATATCACAACGCGTCGGCTAAGAAAAGCCTACGTTATCAAACTTCCTTTATCGCCTATTTCTTAGGATTTGGGACGCCTTATCATTTGGGCCCTGAGGGAATATGAAGAAATCAGCCCCATCATCCTGTCTGGTGAGCGCGGAGACGCTTTCACGTGGTGGTGATCGTCTTAATGCACTTTGGAGAAACTGTCGTCTGACGCTCCAAAGGAAAAAGATCGAAGGTTAAGACACATTGCTTTGCGAACATAAAACTCACGCAttaactgtttgtttctttttcagtcGGTGAAGACGATGAGGTCTCCATTAAAGAGGCGGTGGACATGATTGCAGAGGCTTTGAATTTTGAAGGCCAAATGAACGTATCCTTGCTGCATTCGATGTTGACGATCTAGTCCCAGCAATGTAACgctagagcccgactgattaatcagtctgccgataatatcagctgatactgacacaccaagcagacggcaaagaactactACTAAATATATATCTCTAAAGATTGAACATAGATCAAAGATAGATATCGGCAGATATTTAGctgtatcagattttttctcttcctaatatcgaTATTGGCCCTAGTTAATGTATCTCTTTAACTCCTCAGAGGCTTCTTTGAACCTTGTACACTACTTTATTTTAGATGAACTAAAGCTGCCTGGCCTGAAGTCAAGACACTGAATTTAGAATTTGTTATGGTTATGTGCCGCTTCTGCAGCAGTAAGTGTTATCACCACTGTCAGGGAGGCTTCATCTTCCAGAGAAATAGTTGTTGCTGTATAGGTGTATTACCTTAAATTACACACTGTCCTTGACTCGTTACACCAGTATGACACCACCATGTCAGACGGCCAGATGAAGAAGACAGCCAGCAATGCCAAGCTGAGAAGCTACCGCCCTGACTTCACCTTTACCCCTCTGAAAGAAGGTAGAAAAAAGACAGGTCACTTTGAAGCCTGTATGAGTGGCTGGAGTTTTAAAACGGTTTTCTTTTGCTGACATCTTTTCCTAAGAGAAGTGTGAGAAGCTAAAATAAAGGCTCAGTGAAAGACAGCTCTGTGCTGCTCAACCTACAAGCGAGAGATTTGAATGAATATTTGCATGCATCCTCAGTCTGGTTAAAAGTGATTTGATTACTTTCTTTCTGTCGTTCCAGCGATAAAGATGACCTGTGACTGGTTTATAACCAACTATGACAAAGCCCGGACATGAAGAGACCAAACACTGAGCTGCAAACGTGGACTTATTTTAGTTCTGGGGTGGTATTGTTTGACAATATGGTGCTGGTTTGTAACTTAAAACGATgcaatattttagttttttttttttttttttttttttaaagaatctgtGAGAGGTGACAAGTAACgttcaatggattcttgttcctcgtgtccctggctgtaCCCCTGAGAAtattcagcagattttactgtagtgtttttgaaataattaaagTTGAGACAATGCTGtactttttaaagctgtgttCAGAGTGCTACACTTttattaaatgatttatttaaacactAAAGTGTTTGTATTATCATTTGCCAATTaatatacaatacaatacaatatacaatatGTAACTGACCTCTAGTGTTTAACATGGGTattgcagtccaaattctaaacattgtagagagccgtctccccccctcctctctagagtggctgctcactcaggtcaccatgtggtggacactgtagcttcagtgtttatccagctctgtgttctaacctctttccatttttcaaaagcatctccaatattgatcctagtttgagcacgtttctgctcgtggagcttattagaaacatgcagaggctttttaggttgggtacaatcacttctatctgaaccacttctcttgcccgcttccatcgctgcaacacctgttgacctgataactgctctcatatctggcaaaccgaggggcgtccaaaacggccgtgtggtggggtgccttaaaagcacctaccttctctggtccaaacaaatccagagcattcaggagcagaatctaaagttagaaggaggacatactggctgctgcattgttgtcagagaagccagcacttcaacagcatgtttccttaatgtctgatcagatagtaagctcactttatcatttcactctctacacatcttactgattttATGAGACAGATTGGATACAAAGAGAAAAGTTTAACACTGCTATGGATTTCAGTCTTTATTAGAAAAGTTACtaccaaagaaaaacaattgttttttatttatccagCTCTAAGTTGAAGTGTTCACACATGGAGAGAAACCACACAGACTCTGAGCAGATCTCAGACTCTAATAAACAAGCTCCCGATACTAAACACAATCCTTTTTTTACTGTGCAGACAGTTTTAACCTCAGTCCTGTGGCATCTCACAAAAATAACGTAACCTAAACCTCTTCCCCAGGGGGTCAGAGTTTGCCAAAAACACCCACAAATGTGTCACCTTGTCGCTCCATCCCCGCCTCTTGTTGTTCTGTTACTCTGTGAGGTAAAAGTGCATTTTGTCGTTCACGTTCTTGCGCTCTGGATTGAGGCGCTTCAGGATCTGTGCCAGCACGTTGACGGTCTGCTCACTGCTCAAACCTGTGCGCTTCGTCTGGAACTTCTTCAGCAGGTCTTTGGTGGTCATCGGTTTACGGATCAGGTAGCGCCGGACCGCTTCCTCTGTCAGCTGCACATCACTACAGAGCAGAGGGACACAGAAGACAATATGTAATCCTGTTCACAAACAGCCAGTCAGGCGGTTTCTTCTTAGGATTTCAAACACATATCTTTGCGATTTGTTTAAGGATTACATCATAGTTTTCTCTTGATGCCCCCAAAAGAGAGACTTGTTACTGATACTTTTAGTCTCCTGATTGACTACAGAGATGTTTGATACATGCATGTGGCTCCACTCTCTGGATACTGTGTAACACCATGCAGAATTGAGGTTTATGAATAACAAATATTAAGGCTCTAACTCCTCATTGTACTTTGTATGCTCGACTTGGCCGGCCTGCATTGACTAAATCCatggcatgtttttatttaaagagcatTCCTTAACTTTCCTTCCCTCGctcttgtttcattttattcactGGAAAAATGTTGGAAGCTACAGTTTTCCGATCTGTGACCCGTTAGGCAaagcttcttctttctctctgtccaagGAGAGCGTCTAGAAATGGGGAAAAGAGGTTTTCCAGGTACGCTGCTCGTGCTGCAGGAGGATTTGGGTCTGGGGGAGCTGCTCtatttaaaaccatttaaaagtAGAAAGTAGGTGTTGGAGGAGGCTGCATCGGGTGGACGATGCCTGTGTCTGTAACTTAAAATGTGCCGCTGCCTGTCGTGGCCACCAGgacactctttaaaaaaaaaaaaaagctttcctGGTTGAATAAACTTTAAACTGACATATTTATCATGCACAACAGTAAAGAAGTTCAGTACCTTGAGCTAGGAGTAGATTTCCCTGACGGGGGTTGAGGTGTACTCTTCCCTGAAGGAGCGGGGCTCTGGCTGCTGGGCTCCATCTTCAGCCTTTTGGCAGCTGGTGAGTCCGTGCCAGGACCCGGAGTCGGTCTCTTACCTGAGGGGCGGAGACATTCAGACAGACGTGTTACTTTATAAAAAACATCTCTTATTTGTCTTATATAAAAGGGGTCACTTTCTAAAGGTGTGTTTCTAAACTGTTTTATGGTGTACGGGCTAACACCTTGCTCCAGCTTGCTTGCAGCAGCGCGGAGTGTGTTGGAGGTGGCGGCAGAGTCGATGGATGGCGTGCCGGGGCGACTTCCTGTCCTGGAGCTTCCTGCAGAGCCACGCCCACCTCCACGCTTAGGAGGCGTGCGCTTCTtctgagagggggaaaaaaagagagacatgtttgttaaaacaaagacaaacactttCACACATTCTCTGTTGATATTAGAAAGACACATTATGTACCATAAACAAAGCAGAGGCCGTCTCTCCCTCGATGTCGCTGTCGTCTGAGCTCTCCGACTCTCCGCTGCTGTCTGTCATATAAAAATCCACACAACTCAAATGAAGCAGGAGGGGGAGACACATGACACTACTCGTGTTTTTTGAGATCTGATTCCTTAAAGAACTTTTCTTAGATTGTCGTctgttttcaccttttttcttcttcttttccgcCTGCACCGGAGTTTTCttcccttcctcttcttcctcctcctcttttgtcTCCTCTTCGTTCGGcttctcctcctcgctctcttcCTCGCTTTCAGACGCCTCGTCGATGCCTACAACAAGGACAAACATTTGACCACTTGTTCAATAAAGCacagagatatatatataaaaaaaagtgcttatACAATCTAATGTTATTTCTAATGGAACTTATAATGAAAGAGAATTGTTGGCAGTGTGAGGACACACTCTCATTAGAGAACTCAAATCTGTAGTAGTTGTTTACCTTTTGGATGCTCCTCTGCTTTGCTGGGCTGTCCCTTCTCTGGCTCCTCATCTGAACTGtgtttggaaaacaaaacaacgttctggttaaagacaaaacaaaaaaaaaacacttttttttttccagaccaGACATCTTGTGAAACAATGACATGGATCTGACCTGCTTTCGTCCGACATGTAATCCACCTCCAGACCCTCGTAGTCGCCGTCATCGCTGTCCTCTAACGCCTCGTGCTCGCCgccctttttcttcttcttctttccttttcccttCCCCTTGTCTTTCTTCGCCTTCGCCTTGCTCTCTCCatctgtccaaaaaaaaaaaagaaaaaggagaagataACTTGCTGACAGAGGGAAGAAAACAACTCTTTCCTTACAGAGGActatcccctctctctctttagtcCCACCAGTTTCTCTCTCCTTACCGTCTCCCATACTGCTGTCGCTGTCGTCGCTGCTCATCTCCAGGTCTTCTTCCAGGTCGTGAATGCGCAGGTCGCCCCCTCTCCCACcgcccttcttcttcttcttcccagaCTTCTCTCCCTCATCTTCATCGTCCGGCCCTCGCTCCTGCTCCCTGAATCGTCTCTGAAGCATGATGCTGAAGTGATTCACTACTTTGTTCCGCCTGTAAGAGGAGAAGATTGAGCTTGAGGTTTATAAACACCAGATGGGTGAACTGAGTGGGGTTTTTTTGTTCACTATAAAAGCAACCCACCCTCCCTCTTTGCCCCCCCGTCCCCCACCCATCCCCCTCTCTCACCTGCCCCACTCCTCCTCGGCCTCCTCAGCAGTGAGAGTTCGGTGCTTGGCCAGAGGTGTGAAGTTGTACCAGCCGTGGACAGGAAATGCCTCAAACGCTCCATCGGGACACTGAGTGAAGATGTAGTAGGATGCATTTTCTGTAACACCACCCTTCTTTTGACCTTTGAACctgacacaaacataaacacagacaggagagagtACTTTAGTTTTATTGTACACAGGAGGATCCATCACCTGATCTGTTTAACTGGAGAGAAACACAAATCTATAACATCTGCTTCAGTCACAGCGCAGATATTCCGTCATGTGAAGATCGTACATTTATTGTTGAAAATAAGTCAGTCAGGGCGTCAAGAAGCGTCAGGGTCTCACCTCTTGCCTGCCTTCCCGTTGACCTTTAAGATCCAGGGCTGGTCCTCCACTTTGAACTCACGCGTCACGATACCATACTTCTTCCTCCGTGCTTCCTCTCGCTGTTTTTTACCAAACTCACTGCCGGCCGCGCCGTCCTGCGACTCTTCTTCCCCGTATATCCGCCGAGCGCTCATGTCTCTTTCCATTCGAGcctgagagaaggaggaaggagatgTTAAGACGCTTCAAACTAAAGCATTGTTATTATGACTGCTTACTCTCCATGTTTCTATAAAGGGGTAAATAGGTCGCTTTAAAGTGATCTATCGGGCGAATCCGAGGCCCTATAAGAAAACAAGTGCTGTCAGTCATGCGTTGACACCCGGACTTGAACCCACCTGTGTCCAGGCGGAACAGTTGACTTTGTCTCCTGAATTGAAGGCCATGATGTTGTACTTCTTGCTGGTGTTtctacaacacaaacagaagagcaAATAAAAAGTCAGTCACTGCACCTGCTTTTTCCTTTAAACACCacagaaataaagacattaacaaTCCCTACATGTATTCATGCTGTGCTTTAATAAATGTGTTCTATGTTTCTATGTGCTGTCCTGTGTGGTTGTTGACATTTTTACTTTCTTACGTTGTGTTTTTAGGCAAATTTCCCAGAGGGTtaaaaaaggtttcattcattcctcaatttcaaagttttgttttacttaTCAGGAACATTTCATCTTTGCACACAAACTATCAGGAAAtgtctgtgtttcctttttgtgtcCACTTCTATCGCACAGAGAATCAGTCGCAGGGCTTGGACCGAGCCTGAATATTTGCATGTCAGTCCATGGTACTCACTTTGGGACTCTCACAGTGTATTCTGTGCCCGAGGAAGTGCTGCtcccctgaaacacacacacacacacacattcagaggaGTTAATGGAGATGTTGTCGTCTCAGTGcttaatgttctgttttaataTGAAGGCCACGAAGAAACATGCAattcaaataaacacatcattATCACAACTATCTCCAGTGTTGTAAGAAGATGCACAAATAAAACCGTACTCATGTTTCTGCTAAAACTGGACAACATCAACATCTACATAGTTATACAAGAAACAATACAATCAACATGTTAACTTAATGTTCTAAAAGGACAGATGTTTCTTAACTTCAGGAAGGCCACAGTAACAGCAGAGTCCGACTGTTGATGTTTATGTCAACgcatatgtttttaaatgtgctctacaAATGAAGTTATTATAATTACTGATATGGTAATGATAAGCTTCCTGGTCCCCTCTATGTCTCCAGCAGTCATCGCTTCCTGATTAAATTGTGATGTGATGCACGGTCCCTGATTAAAAGTCACAAAAGAGAAAACTTACCAGGGAAGTCATTGTTGTTGGTTTCTCTGCTTCTGGATAgtaaactgtaaacaaaaagttaaatgtcttaaataagatataaaaaacGACAGAGAAGCCCTAGCTGTAATTTATCTGTTTGTTGGTGATCAGTGGAAGTGTATCCTTTATCAGAAGCCCGTAAAGTGGAGTGAAGGTTGTTATAATTCAACATAAATCTCGATAACGTGGTTTCTTTGTATCAAAACATCCGTAATCTGTTAGCAGCAGATGCTAACACGTTAGCTAGCCGTGTCGAGACTTTACCGCCTTCattcaaagttgaaaatttaacaGGAAATGAACTTTAAATGAAGGGACGTGAACAATAAGCAGAAGTCGAGCTCATGGAGACGATAACAACAAACTTAATTAAGCATTTCTAGCTGATTTACCGGTGCGTCCACTCGTCTACACACCGTAACCAACGTCGTTGTCCCGCTTGTTTATGTAGTCGACAGTAAACATAGGACCACCAGGAGAATGGTTCCTAGTCGCCATCGACGctcctttatttctgtttaatgtTTGCGAAGTTATGGCGGCTCTTCTTTCGTTGTATTATCCTTTAAGTTAGCAAAATTGTGCCCAACTGCAAGGGACAAAGTAATGAACAGTTcgtttgttttatatttgtttcagtcttGAGTTTTGTTTGGAAACCATTGACCGGAAGTATTACTTTGCTACTCTGTCTGCCTTGACTCTACTGTGATCAACAACGCTActtaattcatttaaaacaatttaTACTATAATAAAAAACTGCTATCCAGTGGTCAATGGGCGTCACCTCTGTCTATAGTGATTAAATATAATTGTATCTAGCTTGTTTACATGGGTGCAACTTTAGTTAATGTCTATGACAACAAGACTGCAGAACAACAGGGATTATTAACAGAACCATTTTCAAAACGAacaatttgttatttatttataaatatgttttcgTTTCAGTCGTTCATAATGATATTATCTCGTTATGTGTCTACCAAGGTCGATTTTATTACTCTAACGTAATGCAGGACCACTCTGTGACTTACATTAGCAGTTTAGTATTACGGTTAATTCTTTCGGGGTTTTGGCGCCCTCCTGTGGCCACAGTTTGAACTACAATGACCAAAACTAGTCAAGCTAGTGGAAATAAAATACTTAGCCTTTTCCGGTGAATACTTTCAAAATAATATGACAACTCTAATGATGATTTAATTTTTGTGTTGCAGTTCCACACTTTGGCCACTAGGTGGTAGTGGAAACTCATTTTTAATACGTGTCCCTTAAAACCTCGAACTAACACGGCAGTAatacataataataaataataataacaatatttaataaataatcgACAGAAAATGAATAAGACAAACAATTATATTGAAGACGATCACAAAATCTCCgaaaaactgtatttaaaaaaataaatatattctgtCCACAATGAAGTGTATAAATTAAGGTGTAGAAACAAGGGAcattgaggtttccctcatttccaatgaTTAAAAGCATATTAAAAcaagcagcaacaaaaaaacaaacacttataatcaattacaaaaaatgtgttatgtCAGCTAACTTATGGCCACTCTGTGATTTAGATTAGCAGTTTAGCATTACAGTTTGAAATCTAGCAGGATTGCTGGAAAGATTAGTGCTGACTCATCtaaattcttgttgttttgatttctagCCCTTGTTGAATTATTTTGTCCTTGCTCCTTTtggaaaagtttgatttttattcatttatttttatatataatcccCCTAGTCTTGATTTAAGTTTGAATTAACTTGTTcctgtgtattttgctgttgtatgTTCATCCTCTTTAAGAGTTTGtataattttgttttatatatatatataaaaataataaactctGCAAGCGGTTTGGTGAGAGGAATCACTCTGAGTGGCTGTTCAGCTCAGCCAATCAATTCACGAGAATGAAAACCGGAAGTGACGACAGCAAGTAAACGACCACAGTCAAGAGGGCACACATGAGAAGAAGTACCCTCGGACGGTCTCATCTGAGTATCACAACATCATGGCGGCCTGGACAGAGGCAACAGAGGGCCGTCTGATCACAATGATCCAGGAGAGACCGCCTCTGTTCGACCTCACGGACAAACTGTACTCCAACCGAGTGGTTAAAATAGCACTGTGGAGTGAGATcgtaaataaaatgatcatatCAGGTTAGATTTTCACTGTAGTCACTTTAGCTGGAAACGTTGTTGGCACTGCATGTAGACATGATTTATGTATTTCTACTGAAAGGGACATTGTGTACTGTGCAGACTATTAGCTGTGTCAGAGTTAAGATAGTTTACATCTGTAGTCTCTGTGTATGCATCACGTCAGTCCACAGTGAAATTCAcaacataaacaataataataaactggtaagaaaaaaaaacaaaaaaatgcctTTGTGTCTCAGAGAAAGAGCTCAAGAAGAAGTGGGAGTCTCTGAGGACCCAGTACACCCGCTACAAGAGACTTCCTCCACCTGGAACTTCTGGAGTCCAAAAGACTGGCAGGCAGCAGTGGATCCTGACCCGGCTGCAGTTTTTGGAGCCTCATACAAAGAGGAAGGAGACCGCGTCAAATCTTGCCATCAGGGTAAATTAACTACATTTTCTGCtgagttaaataaaatgttgttttcttgctTCTTTCATTTACAAGGAGTGGCCCGCTGATTGTCCAGTTGggggtttctgtctctgttcacATGAAGCCTTTCATTGGTTAACTTGGTTTCATTCTCACTcgtgaagtgtgtttttagcaTCTGAACACAGCCATAGACTTATAATCTAAAAGTGTCTAAACAGTGAGGGAAGCATGTACTCACACTGGACACCTGACCACACCCCGGCCCAAATTTCAGGTTAACCCAACGATAGCAATCTTCTGCTTTTGCTTGCTTAACAGTTTGAAGAATCCATCGTGTTAAATTCCCctcattgtgatttttttttttttcaaaaggaaCATTCACTGGCTGACTCTGACTCGCCCTCTGACGGCGCCTGCAACGAGAACGGGACCAGTGCCCCTCTAGAGGATCACTGCGCTCCTCTTGAGGATCACTGCGCCCCTCTTGAGGATCCCTGCGCCCCTCTAGATGATCCCTGCGCCCCCCTAGAGGATCCCTGCGCCCCTCTTGAGGATCCCAGCTCCCCTCTGAAGGAGCCCAGCTTCTGCGACGCTACGACAGGGACATGCGCTCCCCTGGCAGAGTCCACCGTCTGCAGAGAAGACTCTCAGTCGAAGCCGTTGACGAGCACCTCCAGGTCGGCCCCCTCCAGGCCTCGGGCTAAGAGAAGCAGAAGGATGCCCTACGAGTCTGCCAGCGAGGAGTCGTCTGACGAGTCTGCCAGTGAGGCGTCGTCTAAAATATTACTGCGGACAATCAGAAAAACCTTAGAGTGTCTAGACTCAAAGAAAGAACCGGATGAAATCGCGATATACTGCAAGATGGTCGAGAGCAGAATGCGGAAGTTGCCTCCACATGTGCTGCCATATTTTCAACATGAGGTGGACAACAGTCTGTTCAAATACTCAGTGGAGCAGAGCCATATCAAATCAGAAGTGAAAGATTGATATTCTTTGATTGTATATTCTTTTATTGTATATTCTTTTATTGTATATTATTGTATATATCTTTTATACCACTATATAACCTTGTTAAAGTGACAATAAAACactttgactttgatatttGCAATAGCACTTCTTTGGCAAGAGTGAACACCAGACAAGAAAGCAAAATACACAATCTTAATTCTGTGATTTCCGACTGCAGCGATTAGGGGAAACCGGCGGGGTTGGGCCAGATTACTTAGAAATGTATTCAGTGACTGAATACAAATTGCATTATCCATACATTATATAAAtgaaatggaataaaaactAAACCAGTACCAAATATTTTGCAGaaggtatcttttttttttttgttgcagcaagtgaaatatatttttgccGTCCctgaaaaatgtgtatttttaaatgttttggtgtttcatgaaatatttgcacagttgaccttcagggccaccgtacttaattaaaaaaactggtAACCTGAGGAGTAACTTACTATGATATGCATTAGAATAGTTTTCCTAATGGAGCCAAGATACACACGAATACTGACAAAGACCAGAAGGAGAgcacacatcacacctgttttaaaatcttcacAAGGCAGTCGTTAGTTTCAGTGAAAAACATCTCTTTACTATTTAACCAAACGGATAAACTGTAAAGTTTCATTCTCAAACATCCTGAGAATCCTCTCTGAGAGCTCCTAACTTTCAAAAAGTCTAGCGAGGATTTTTAGATCAGGAACATTCTCAGAGCGACTCTGAGCGATAAAtggacagaaacttttatcttagtGAGGAGGCAGGCTCGACCCAGTTGCTAGGTGACACACATTtcttcagaagctgtgattgattgacccaaaaagaaaaaagtcacagATAGAATCTAGCCAATCAAAGACATTATGTAATCATGAACTCTGAAATTAAAATATGTGTGATAATTTGGAAGACATACTTTAAAAGTACATAGCCTACAAAATGTTAGAAGACCCGcttctgcagcagcctctctgctgATCGTTATAACAGCATGTAAAGAGCCTTAATCAGCGATTGGAttcacctgtggaggtaaccacatgtagagaaagtcaacatgcatgtctcaatCTGCACTGGAAAAAATCAaagatggattgaaatgtctgcacaaatcaTTGTCGTCTGTTCGGTTTAAATAAGAGTAAGAACGTCTATTTTTTATGTCGTGTTTGATGAACATTTCTCggttttctcctcagcttgagaaactctacTTCCTATTAAAAGTCCTCCACAGTTTTACACCTTAGCTTTCTTAAGGAGTAAgaagctttgtgaat
This Labrus bergylta chromosome 16, fLabBer1.1, whole genome shotgun sequence DNA region includes the following protein-coding sequences:
- the LOC109998800 gene encoding GDP-L-fucose synthase-like, producing MEARPMRVLVTGGSGLLGKAIEHVVALEAGKLEGEQWIFLSSKDANLTDLGQTRAVFEKYRPTHVIHLAAKVGGLYLHMRENLHFLRDNLKINDNVLQTAHETGVTKVVSCLSSCIFPDKTTYPINETMIHDGPPHDSNFGYSHAKRMIDVQNRAYFQQYGHHYTAVIPTNVFGPYDNFNTENGHVLSALINKTYTAQKEGTPLTVCGSGAPRRQFVYSLDLGRLIIWALREYEEISPIILSVGEDDEVSIKEAVDMIAEALNFEGQMNYDTTMSDGQMKKTASNAKLRSYRPDFTFTPLKEAIKMTCDWFITNYDKART
- the gtf2f1 gene encoding general transcription factor IIF subunit 1 isoform X1, encoding MATRNHSPGGPMFTVDYINKRDNDVGYVYYPEAEKPTTMTSLGSSTSSGTEYTVRVPKNTSKKYNIMAFNSGDKVNCSAWTQARMERDMSARRIYGEEESQDGAAGSEFGKKQREEARRKKYGIVTREFKVEDQPWILKVNGKAGKRFKGQKKGGVTENASYYIFTQCPDGAFEAFPVHGWYNFTPLAKHRTLTAEEAEEEWGRRNKVVNHFSIMLQRRFREQERGPDDEDEGEKSGKKKKKGGGRGGDLRIHDLEEDLEMSSDDSDSSMGDDGESKAKAKKDKGKGKGKKKKKKGGEHEALEDSDDGDYEGLEVDYMSDESSSDEEPEKGQPSKAEEHPKGIDEASESEEESEEEKPNEEETKEEEEEEEGKKTPVQAEKKKKKDSSGESESSDDSDIEGETASALFMKKRTPPKRGGGRGSAGSSRTGSRPGTPSIDSAATSNTLRAAASKLEQGKRPTPGPGTDSPAAKRLKMEPSSQSPAPSGKSTPQPPSGKSTPSSSDVQLTEEAVRRYLIRKPMTTKDLLKKFQTKRTGLSSEQTVNVLAQILKRLNPERKNVNDKMHFYLTE
- the gtf2f1 gene encoding general transcription factor IIF subunit 1 isoform X2, giving the protein MTSLGSSTSSGTEYTVRVPKNTSKKYNIMAFNSGDKVNCSAWTQARMERDMSARRIYGEEESQDGAAGSEFGKKQREEARRKKYGIVTREFKVEDQPWILKVNGKAGKRFKGQKKGGVTENASYYIFTQCPDGAFEAFPVHGWYNFTPLAKHRTLTAEEAEEEWGRRNKVVNHFSIMLQRRFREQERGPDDEDEGEKSGKKKKKGGGRGGDLRIHDLEEDLEMSSDDSDSSMGDDGESKAKAKKDKGKGKGKKKKKKGGEHEALEDSDDGDYEGLEVDYMSDESSSDEEPEKGQPSKAEEHPKGIDEASESEEESEEEKPNEEETKEEEEEEEGKKTPVQAEKKKKKDSSGESESSDDSDIEGETASALFMKKRTPPKRGGGRGSAGSSRTGSRPGTPSIDSAATSNTLRAAASKLEQGKRPTPGPGTDSPAAKRLKMEPSSQSPAPSGKSTPQPPSGKSTPSSSDVQLTEEAVRRYLIRKPMTTKDLLKKFQTKRTGLSSEQTVNVLAQILKRLNPERKNVNDKMHFYLTE
- the LOC109998799 gene encoding uncharacterized protein, producing the protein MAAWTEATEGRLITMIQERPPLFDLTDKLYSNRVVKIALWSEIVNKMIISEKELKKKWESLRTQYTRYKRLPPPGTSGVQKTGRQQWILTRLQFLEPHTKRKETASNLAIREHSLADSDSPSDGACNENGTSAPLEDHCAPLEDHCAPLEDPCAPLDDPCAPLEDPCAPLEDPSSPLKEPSFCDATTGTCAPLAESTVCREDSQSKPLTSTSRSAPSRPRAKRSRRMPYESASEESSDESASEASSKILLRTIRKTLECLDSKKEPDEIAIYCKMVESRMRKLPPHVLPYFQHEVDNSLFKYSVEQSHIKSEVKD